The Nicotiana tabacum cultivar K326 chromosome 14, ASM71507v2, whole genome shotgun sequence genome contains a region encoding:
- the LOC107778099 gene encoding uncharacterized protein LOC107778099 isoform X1 has translation MDSQTLIMIGAPHQLFNISRRRRVFHHGEAFCFLMVLFHIVVILAKGEPCSMKGMQNQAEYVTFMSYRANDDSEFEDGFTGDLSSGFVLENPVPRQSPDSACSHTDLFCFPPRLRGFLSEEKNAQSQVEKVSGVQSNVAFPIGSDEENTNISRSSDSCIFKFLGGRTISCYLSYQECYSELPCGCIRRNRENGVSFGGGPLSDDKHQNSKPKGEDETTRFKFLGGSSPHVEINPPVLDWGEKYLYRPSLAFLTVKNTRRDSTLTVFEPYGTNSQFYPCNFSETLLAPGETASICFVFLPTWLGLSSAQFVLQTSSGGFFVQAKGFAVESPYRIQPLVGLDISSGGRRSENISLYNPYNEALYVEEVTIWTSVSSGDNTRYAKAICNVSRSEDSNSSFNLLGVKEWLDIKGSEVGIPLIAIRPHRNWEIDPQKTETIIELDFPSYTGGEIFGAFSLQLLSSSKGKADTVVIPLKAELDKTSAFSELTDPLSVSFETVGPCAADGTSFVALSVRNNSPYILSIVRISETGENTEHFRIRYVEGLLLFPSTVTQVAVVTCTPPAVKLLDPLLQGEDQAHERSMNCKLLITTNDSRTSDIEVACRDVVSLCSGGKFDSSIGHGEYSDEVELGNSRTMSSSSSMHSPSEIKAVDTTVADELVLRNWKSQATANGMSVLDESEIVFPVIQVGSHHSQWITVKNPSQKPILVQLVLNSWEIIDECKTSGSHLQPSLSSRIVGNYSIAPRRYGFSLAENAVTEALLHPFGRASFGPILFQPAARCQWKSSALVRNNLSGVEWLTLRGSGGLLSLVLLDEFEPVQNLDFKLNMPTPLNLSSSGVLYNMKDNSHACSLSLSKELHAKNVGDFPLEVKKIEISGTKCGTNGFVINSCKGFSLEPEESIKLVISYHTDFSVATIQRDLELALATGILVIPMKASLPICVLHFCKKSLFWMKVKKLLFTILLLASLFFLVLWCIIPQFVAFGSHECLPKSGKSYIASADHAGKLSCMHPSDKQSGKFVFSKLNGLLRSIGEGEALLLESFGTSEDSQAASENQGVTDHNLNHCAGYNCLSNTQKGLEVSTSTKSVAIQSADTNATSKSSNLTVKIGKEKGRRRKKKKNSATALAGVFEVSSSHSGNSTPSSPLSPTSSSTPSRPSPQSTDVDRSAKLSNPFAGVGNDQCKKSTHSEFACQKNVSETKATVTYGGKNACFPRQDKPAAPKRLASKPVLLPSATFPCADKSAPRLMCRQPLLASSSIIAPHLRAPGSKPQNQVAVKTDEKMGLEEKFTYDIWGDHLSNLPLVGRSKEVSEMPPNAIENSSSSFFLRGPQTLNTNYQKTTVSSDREG, from the exons ATGGATTCTCAAACCCTAATAATGATCGGAGCTCCACATCAGCTCTTCAACATCTCCCGCCGCCG GAGAGTATTTCACCATGGTGAAGCATTTTgttttttgatggttttgttcCATATCGTCGTTATTCTGGCCAAAGGTGAACCATGTTCAATGAAGGGAATGCAAAACCAAGCAGAATATGTTACATTTATGTCCTATAGAGCCAATGACGATTCTGAGTTCGAGGATGGCTTTACTGGTGATTTGTCATCCGGATTCGTTCTTGAGAATCCCGTCCCTCGCCAAAGTCCTGATAGCGCGTGTTCACATACTGACTTATTTTGCTTTCCTCCAAGATTGCGTGGTTTTTTGTCTGAAGAGAAGAATGCGCAATCACAAGTCGAAAAAGTTTCTGGGGTTCAATCCAATGTTGCTTTCCCTATAGGATCAGATGAAGAGAATACAAATATTAGTAGGTCATCCGATTCTTGTATTTTCAAGTTCTTGGGTGGAAGAACAATTTCATGCTATCTGAGTTATCAAGAGTGTTACAGCGAATTGCCTTGTGGTTGTATAAGAAGGAATAGAGAAAATGGTGTTTCTTTTGGTGGAGGACCTTTGTCTGATGATAAACATCAAAATTCGAAACCAAAAGGGGAAGACGAGACAACCAGGTTCAAGTTTTTGGGTGGTTCTTCCCCTCATGTAGAAATCAATCCCCCTGTGCTGGATTGGGGGGAGAAGTATTTATATCGTCCTTCATTAGCTTTTCTAACTGTTAAAAATACTCGCAGAGACAGCACACTGACTGTATTTGAACCTTATGGAACCAATTCTCAGTTTTACCCTTGCAATTTCAGTGAAACGTTGTTGGCACCTGGTGAAACTGCGTCaatttgttttgtgtttttgccTACATGGTTGGGTCTCTCTTCAGCGCAATTTGTTTTGCAGACAAGCTCTGGTGGTTTCTTTGTTCAGGCGAAGGGTTTTGCTGTTGAATCCCCATATCGCATACAGCCTTTAGTCGGTCTTGATATTTCCTCTGGTGGAAGGCGGAGTGAGAATATTTCATTGTATAATCCTTACAATGAAGCCCTCTATGTGGAGGAGGTAACTATTTGGACGTCTGTTTCTTCGGGAGATAATACCCGTTATGCAAAGGCAATTTGTAATGTAAGTAGAAGTGAAGATTCAAACAGTAGTTTCAACTTGCTCGGTGTTAAGGAGTGGTTGGATATCAAGGGTAGTGAGGTTGGTATTCCTCTAATTGCTATTAGACCCCATAGAAATTGGGAAATTGATCCTCAGAAAACTGAGACCATCATAGAATTAGATTTCCCTAGTTATACTGGGGGTGAGATATTTGGTGCCTTTTCTCTGCAGTTGCTTAGCTCTTCCAAAGGTAAAGCTGATACAGTTGTTATTCCTCTCAAAGCAGAACTGGACAAGACTTCAGCTTTTAGTGAGCTCACAGATCCACTTTCTGTGTCTTTTGAGACTGTAGGACCATGCGCTGCTGATGGCACTAGTTTTGTAGCTCTTTCAGTGAGAAATAATTCTCCTTATATATTGAGCATTGTCAGGATAAGTGAGACTGGAGAAAACACCGAGCATTTTCGGATCAGATATGTTGAGGGATTGCTACTCTTTCCTAGCACTGTTACGCAGGTGGCTGTTGTCACTTGCACTCCCCCAGCTGTTAAGTTGCTTGATCCTCTGCTACAAGGAGAGGATCAAGCTCATGAAAGGAGCATGAACTGTAAATTGCTAATAACAACTAATGATTCGAGAACTTCTGACATTGAAGTTGCTTGCCGGGATGTAGTGAGCCTTTGTTCAGGAGGTAAATTTGACTCTTCTATTGGTCATGGAGAATACTCTGACGAGGTAGAACTAGGAAATTCAAGAACAATGTCTTCCAGCAGCAGCATGCATTCACCATCAGAAATCAAG GCCGTGGATACAACAGTGGCAGATGAGTTGGTATTGAGGAACTGGAAATCTCAAGCTACTGCAAATGGCATGTCAGTACTGGATGAAAGTGAAATTGTGTTTCCAGTGATTCAGGTTGGAAGTCATCACTCTCAATGGATCACGGTAAAAAACCCAAGTCAAAAACCAATCTTGGTTCAGCTTGTTCTGAACTCCTGGGAAATTATTGATGAGTGCAAGACTTCAGGAAGCCATTTGCAGCCTTCTCTATCCAGTAGAATAGTTGGCAATTATTCTATTGCTCCTAGGAGATATGGTTTTTCGCTAGCTGAGAATGCAGTAACTGAAGCTCTTCTTCATCCTTTTGGTAGAGCATCATTTGGTCCAATTTTATTTCAACCTGCAGCTCGATGTCAGTGGAAAAGTTCAGCTTTGGTCAGGAACAATCTTTCTGGCGTGGAGTGGTTAACTCTCAGAGGATCTGGGGGGTTGCTTTCTTTGGTCTTGCTTGATGAGTTTGAACCTGTACAGAACCTGGACTTCAAATTAAACATGCCAACCCCTCTTAATCTCTCTTCTTCGGGTGTGTTATATAACATGAAGGATAATTCTCATGCGTGTTCTCTGTCATTGTCGAAAGAGCTTCATGCAAAGAACGTGGGTGACTTTCCCCTGGAGGTCAAAAAAATTGAAATCTCTGGAACAAAGTGTGGAACAAATGGGTTTGTAATAAATAGTTGTAAAGGCTTTTCTCTTGAACCTGAGGAGTCTATAAAGCTTGTTATATCATATCATACTGATTTTTCAGTTGCCACTATACAGAGAGATCTTGAACTGGCTTTGGCAACTGGCATTCTTGTTATACCTATGAAAGCTAGTCTTCCTATCTGTGTGCTTCATTTCTGCAAGAAGTCTTTGTTCTGGATGAAGGTGAAAAAATTGTTGTTCACAATTCTTCTCCTAGCTTCTTTGTTCTTTCTGGTTCTTTGGTGCATCATACCCCAATTCGTGGCCTTTGGCTCCCATGAGTGCTTGCCTAAGAGTGGTAAAAGCTATATTGCATCTGCAGATCATGCTGGAAAATTGTCTTGCATGCATCCTAGTGACAAACAGAGTGGCAAGTTCGTCTTCTCTAAATTGAACGGTTTGCTTAGATCAATTGGGGAAGGTGAAGCACTGTTGTTGGAAAGTTTTGGTACATCTGAAGATAGTCAAGCTGCCTCCGAAAATCAAGGTGTAACTGATCACAATCTGAATCATTGTGCAGGATATAACTGTTTATCAAATACCCAAAAGGGATTGGAAGTGTCAACTTCTACGAAGTCTGTAGCAATTCAGAGCGCTGATACAAATGCAACCTCCAAAAGCAGTAATCTCACTGTCAAAATTGGAAAAGAGAAAGGGAGGCGgcgaaagaagaaaaagaattctGCAACTGCTTTGGCTGGagtttttgaagtttcaagtagTCATAGTGGCAATTCTACACCATCGTCACCCTTGTCTCCTACCTCAAGTTCAACACCTAGCCGCCCATCTCCACAGTCTACTGATGTGGATAGATCTGCTAAGCTCAGCAATCCCTTTGCTGGTGTTGGTAACGATCAATGTAAAAAGAGTACTCACTCCGAATTTGCATGTCAGAAGAATGTATCTGAGACAAAGGCGACAGTAACATATGGTGGCAAAAATGCTTGTTTTCCTCGTCAAGATAAGCCCGCTGCACCAAAGAGATTAGCTAGCAAACCTGTTCTGTTGCCTTCAGCAACCTTCCCTTGTGCTGATAAATCTGCTCCTCGCTTGATGTGTCGTCAACCACTATTGGCTTCAAGTTCTATAATTGCTCCACATCTGCGAGCTCCTGGATCTAAACCTCAAAATCAGGTGGCAGTTAAAACTGATGAAAAGATGGGGTTGGAGGAAAAGTTTACTTATGATATCTGGGGTGACCATCTTTCCAATCTTCCCCTTGTAGGTAGGTCAAAGGAGGTATCGGAGATGCCTCCGAATGCTATAGAGAACAGCTCCAGTAGCTTCTTTCTAAGGGGTCCACAGACCCTTAATACCAACTACCAAAAGACAACTGTAAGTTCTGACCGTGAAGGTTAA
- the LOC107778099 gene encoding uncharacterized protein LOC107778099 isoform X4, protein MVLFHIVVILAKGEPCSMKGMQNQAEYVTFMSYRANDDSEFEDGFTGDLSSGFVLENPVPRQSPDSACSHTDLFCFPPRLRGFLSEEKNAQSQVEKVSGVQSNVAFPIGSDEENTNISRSSDSCIFKFLGGRTISCYLSYQECYSELPCGCIRRNRENGVSFGGGPLSDDKHQNSKPKGEDETTRFKFLGGSSPHVEINPPVLDWGEKYLYRPSLAFLTVKNTRRDSTLTVFEPYGTNSQFYPCNFSETLLAPGETASICFVFLPTWLGLSSAQFVLQTSSGGFFVQAKGFAVESPYRIQPLVGLDISSGGRRSENISLYNPYNEALYVEEVTIWTSVSSGDNTRYAKAICNVSRSEDSNSSFNLLGVKEWLDIKGSEVGIPLIAIRPHRNWEIDPQKTETIIELDFPSYTGGEIFGAFSLQLLSSSKGKADTVVIPLKAELDKTSAFSELTDPLSVSFETVGPCAADGTSFVALSVRNNSPYILSIVRISETGENTEHFRIRYVEGLLLFPSTVTQVAVVTCTPPAVKLLDPLLQGEDQAHERSMNCKLLITTNDSRTSDIEVACRDVVSLCSGGKFDSSIGHGEYSDEVELGNSRTMSSSSSMHSPSEIKAVDTTVADELVLRNWKSQATANGMSVLDESEIVFPVIQVGSHHSQWITVKNPSQKPILVQLVLNSWEIIDECKTSGSHLQPSLSSRIVGNYSIAPRRYGFSLAENAVTEALLHPFGRASFGPILFQPAARCQWKSSALVRNNLSGVEWLTLRGSGGLLSLVLLDEFEPVQNLDFKLNMPTPLNLSSSGVLYNMKDNSHACSLSLSKELHAKNVGDFPLEVKKIEISGTKCGTNGFVINSCKGFSLEPEESIKLVISYHTDFSVATIQRDLELALATGILVIPMKASLPICVLHFCKKSLFWMKVKKLLFTILLLASLFFLVLWCIIPQFVAFGSHECLPKSGKSYIASADHAGKLSCMHPSDKQSGKFVFSKLNGLLRSIGEGEALLLESFGTSEDSQAASENQGVTDHNLNHCAGYNCLSNTQKGLEVSTSTKSVAIQSADTNATSKSSNLTVKIGKEKGRRRKKKKNSATALAGVFEVSSSHSGNSTPSSPLSPTSSSTPSRPSPQSTDVDRSAKLSNPFAGVGNDQCKKSTHSEFACQKNVSETKATVTYGGKNACFPRQDKPAAPKRLASKPVLLPSATFPCADKSAPRLMCRQPLLASSSIIAPHLRAPGSKPQNQVAVKTDEKMGLEEKFTYDIWGDHLSNLPLVGRSKEVSEMPPNAIENSSSSFFLRGPQTLNTNYQKTTVSSDREG, encoded by the exons atggttttgttcCATATCGTCGTTATTCTGGCCAAAGGTGAACCATGTTCAATGAAGGGAATGCAAAACCAAGCAGAATATGTTACATTTATGTCCTATAGAGCCAATGACGATTCTGAGTTCGAGGATGGCTTTACTGGTGATTTGTCATCCGGATTCGTTCTTGAGAATCCCGTCCCTCGCCAAAGTCCTGATAGCGCGTGTTCACATACTGACTTATTTTGCTTTCCTCCAAGATTGCGTGGTTTTTTGTCTGAAGAGAAGAATGCGCAATCACAAGTCGAAAAAGTTTCTGGGGTTCAATCCAATGTTGCTTTCCCTATAGGATCAGATGAAGAGAATACAAATATTAGTAGGTCATCCGATTCTTGTATTTTCAAGTTCTTGGGTGGAAGAACAATTTCATGCTATCTGAGTTATCAAGAGTGTTACAGCGAATTGCCTTGTGGTTGTATAAGAAGGAATAGAGAAAATGGTGTTTCTTTTGGTGGAGGACCTTTGTCTGATGATAAACATCAAAATTCGAAACCAAAAGGGGAAGACGAGACAACCAGGTTCAAGTTTTTGGGTGGTTCTTCCCCTCATGTAGAAATCAATCCCCCTGTGCTGGATTGGGGGGAGAAGTATTTATATCGTCCTTCATTAGCTTTTCTAACTGTTAAAAATACTCGCAGAGACAGCACACTGACTGTATTTGAACCTTATGGAACCAATTCTCAGTTTTACCCTTGCAATTTCAGTGAAACGTTGTTGGCACCTGGTGAAACTGCGTCaatttgttttgtgtttttgccTACATGGTTGGGTCTCTCTTCAGCGCAATTTGTTTTGCAGACAAGCTCTGGTGGTTTCTTTGTTCAGGCGAAGGGTTTTGCTGTTGAATCCCCATATCGCATACAGCCTTTAGTCGGTCTTGATATTTCCTCTGGTGGAAGGCGGAGTGAGAATATTTCATTGTATAATCCTTACAATGAAGCCCTCTATGTGGAGGAGGTAACTATTTGGACGTCTGTTTCTTCGGGAGATAATACCCGTTATGCAAAGGCAATTTGTAATGTAAGTAGAAGTGAAGATTCAAACAGTAGTTTCAACTTGCTCGGTGTTAAGGAGTGGTTGGATATCAAGGGTAGTGAGGTTGGTATTCCTCTAATTGCTATTAGACCCCATAGAAATTGGGAAATTGATCCTCAGAAAACTGAGACCATCATAGAATTAGATTTCCCTAGTTATACTGGGGGTGAGATATTTGGTGCCTTTTCTCTGCAGTTGCTTAGCTCTTCCAAAGGTAAAGCTGATACAGTTGTTATTCCTCTCAAAGCAGAACTGGACAAGACTTCAGCTTTTAGTGAGCTCACAGATCCACTTTCTGTGTCTTTTGAGACTGTAGGACCATGCGCTGCTGATGGCACTAGTTTTGTAGCTCTTTCAGTGAGAAATAATTCTCCTTATATATTGAGCATTGTCAGGATAAGTGAGACTGGAGAAAACACCGAGCATTTTCGGATCAGATATGTTGAGGGATTGCTACTCTTTCCTAGCACTGTTACGCAGGTGGCTGTTGTCACTTGCACTCCCCCAGCTGTTAAGTTGCTTGATCCTCTGCTACAAGGAGAGGATCAAGCTCATGAAAGGAGCATGAACTGTAAATTGCTAATAACAACTAATGATTCGAGAACTTCTGACATTGAAGTTGCTTGCCGGGATGTAGTGAGCCTTTGTTCAGGAGGTAAATTTGACTCTTCTATTGGTCATGGAGAATACTCTGACGAGGTAGAACTAGGAAATTCAAGAACAATGTCTTCCAGCAGCAGCATGCATTCACCATCAGAAATCAAG GCCGTGGATACAACAGTGGCAGATGAGTTGGTATTGAGGAACTGGAAATCTCAAGCTACTGCAAATGGCATGTCAGTACTGGATGAAAGTGAAATTGTGTTTCCAGTGATTCAGGTTGGAAGTCATCACTCTCAATGGATCACGGTAAAAAACCCAAGTCAAAAACCAATCTTGGTTCAGCTTGTTCTGAACTCCTGGGAAATTATTGATGAGTGCAAGACTTCAGGAAGCCATTTGCAGCCTTCTCTATCCAGTAGAATAGTTGGCAATTATTCTATTGCTCCTAGGAGATATGGTTTTTCGCTAGCTGAGAATGCAGTAACTGAAGCTCTTCTTCATCCTTTTGGTAGAGCATCATTTGGTCCAATTTTATTTCAACCTGCAGCTCGATGTCAGTGGAAAAGTTCAGCTTTGGTCAGGAACAATCTTTCTGGCGTGGAGTGGTTAACTCTCAGAGGATCTGGGGGGTTGCTTTCTTTGGTCTTGCTTGATGAGTTTGAACCTGTACAGAACCTGGACTTCAAATTAAACATGCCAACCCCTCTTAATCTCTCTTCTTCGGGTGTGTTATATAACATGAAGGATAATTCTCATGCGTGTTCTCTGTCATTGTCGAAAGAGCTTCATGCAAAGAACGTGGGTGACTTTCCCCTGGAGGTCAAAAAAATTGAAATCTCTGGAACAAAGTGTGGAACAAATGGGTTTGTAATAAATAGTTGTAAAGGCTTTTCTCTTGAACCTGAGGAGTCTATAAAGCTTGTTATATCATATCATACTGATTTTTCAGTTGCCACTATACAGAGAGATCTTGAACTGGCTTTGGCAACTGGCATTCTTGTTATACCTATGAAAGCTAGTCTTCCTATCTGTGTGCTTCATTTCTGCAAGAAGTCTTTGTTCTGGATGAAGGTGAAAAAATTGTTGTTCACAATTCTTCTCCTAGCTTCTTTGTTCTTTCTGGTTCTTTGGTGCATCATACCCCAATTCGTGGCCTTTGGCTCCCATGAGTGCTTGCCTAAGAGTGGTAAAAGCTATATTGCATCTGCAGATCATGCTGGAAAATTGTCTTGCATGCATCCTAGTGACAAACAGAGTGGCAAGTTCGTCTTCTCTAAATTGAACGGTTTGCTTAGATCAATTGGGGAAGGTGAAGCACTGTTGTTGGAAAGTTTTGGTACATCTGAAGATAGTCAAGCTGCCTCCGAAAATCAAGGTGTAACTGATCACAATCTGAATCATTGTGCAGGATATAACTGTTTATCAAATACCCAAAAGGGATTGGAAGTGTCAACTTCTACGAAGTCTGTAGCAATTCAGAGCGCTGATACAAATGCAACCTCCAAAAGCAGTAATCTCACTGTCAAAATTGGAAAAGAGAAAGGGAGGCGgcgaaagaagaaaaagaattctGCAACTGCTTTGGCTGGagtttttgaagtttcaagtagTCATAGTGGCAATTCTACACCATCGTCACCCTTGTCTCCTACCTCAAGTTCAACACCTAGCCGCCCATCTCCACAGTCTACTGATGTGGATAGATCTGCTAAGCTCAGCAATCCCTTTGCTGGTGTTGGTAACGATCAATGTAAAAAGAGTACTCACTCCGAATTTGCATGTCAGAAGAATGTATCTGAGACAAAGGCGACAGTAACATATGGTGGCAAAAATGCTTGTTTTCCTCGTCAAGATAAGCCCGCTGCACCAAAGAGATTAGCTAGCAAACCTGTTCTGTTGCCTTCAGCAACCTTCCCTTGTGCTGATAAATCTGCTCCTCGCTTGATGTGTCGTCAACCACTATTGGCTTCAAGTTCTATAATTGCTCCACATCTGCGAGCTCCTGGATCTAAACCTCAAAATCAGGTGGCAGTTAAAACTGATGAAAAGATGGGGTTGGAGGAAAAGTTTACTTATGATATCTGGGGTGACCATCTTTCCAATCTTCCCCTTGTAGGTAGGTCAAAGGAGGTATCGGAGATGCCTCCGAATGCTATAGAGAACAGCTCCAGTAGCTTCTTTCTAAGGGGTCCACAGACCCTTAATACCAACTACCAAAAGACAACTGTAAGTTCTGACCGTGAAGGTTAA